In a genomic window of Heterodontus francisci isolate sHetFra1 chromosome 21, sHetFra1.hap1, whole genome shotgun sequence:
- the LOC137381059 gene encoding probable G-protein coupled receptor 139, producing the protein MHQPIDSIVKAYYTILAVIGATVNILAFVILSRGKCGLSICTTRYLVAMAMADLLVIITEVILWRISYYYFPGSFLYITPVCSVIFVLRLAARECSVWFTVTFSFDRFVAICCHVLKTKYFTEKTAAVVLSTTCILLCLKNIPFYFTYEPGELIDNVPWNCYTNPDFYIQPGWVGFDWFDKISTPLLPFVLILLLNGLTVRHILVARRVRQGLRGQSKGQNRIDPEMESRRKSVILLFTISGNFILLWSVYV; encoded by the coding sequence TTAATATTTTGGCATTTGTGattctgtcccggggaaagtgcggcctctccatctgcaccactcgctatctggtggccatggcaatggcggatctgctggtcatcATAACTGAGGTTATTCTGTGGcgaatcagttattattatttcccgggatctttcctgtACATTACCCCCGTGTGTAGTGTTATCTTTGTCCTGAGGCTTGCAGCCAGAgagtgttctgtctggttcaccgttactttctcctttgatagatttgtggccatCTGTTGCCATGTGCTGAAAACCAAATATTTCacggagaaaactgcggctgttgtTCTATCAACAacatgcattctgctctgtttaaaaaacatccccttctattttacatatgaacctggagaactaatcgacaatgtaccgtggaaTTGTTATACAAATCCAGATTTTTACATACAGCCTGGATGGGTGGgttttgactggtttgataagatttcaaccccattgctcccattcgttttaattctgttgctcaacggtctgacagtcagacacattttagtagcCCGTCGAGTCCgtcagggactgaggggtcagagcaagggacaaAATCGcattgacccagagatggagagcagaaggaagtctgtgattttactattCACCATATCCGGCAATTTCATACTTCTGTGGTCGGTGTATGTTTAA